A stretch of SAR324 cluster bacterium DNA encodes these proteins:
- a CDS encoding ABC transporter permease, with protein sequence MLYYIFKRVLILVPLLFFISVLIFLVIQLPPGDFLDIYIFKLKQSGVELSPDVKQSLERQYGLDQPYWYQYYRWISNIILRGDFGYSFGWNQPVNNILKERILITLIISIASIFLVWIISIPIAVISATRQYSLFDYLFTFVGFVGLAVPNFLLALMLAWFVYEKTGLAITGLFSKEYMDQGWSFAKFIDLLKHIWLPVVIVGIAGTAGMIRVLRATLLDELRKQYVITARAKGVSEIKLLMKYPIRIALNPVFSTIGWLLPATFSGEVIVGIVLNLQTIGPVLMRATLTQDMYLIGSIVLILSFLTVIGTLISDILLAWLDPRIRY encoded by the coding sequence GTGCTCTACTACATCTTTAAGAGAGTTTTAATACTTGTTCCTCTCTTGTTCTTTATTTCTGTTTTGATTTTTTTAGTTATACAACTACCACCAGGAGATTTCCTAGATATCTATATTTTTAAGCTTAAGCAATCAGGGGTTGAATTATCACCAGATGTAAAACAAAGTCTAGAAAGGCAATATGGACTAGATCAGCCATATTGGTATCAATATTATCGCTGGATATCAAATATCATATTAAGAGGTGATTTTGGCTACTCTTTTGGATGGAATCAGCCAGTAAATAATATTCTGAAAGAGAGAATTTTAATTACATTAATCATTTCAATTGCCAGTATTTTTTTAGTCTGGATTATATCGATTCCAATCGCTGTTATTTCTGCCACTCGCCAGTATTCCTTATTTGATTACCTATTTACATTTGTTGGTTTTGTTGGTTTAGCAGTTCCTAACTTTTTGCTGGCATTGATGCTTGCGTGGTTTGTTTATGAAAAAACAGGTCTTGCAATCACTGGATTGTTTTCAAAAGAATATATGGATCAGGGTTGGAGTTTTGCTAAGTTTATAGATCTATTGAAGCATATTTGGCTCCCAGTTGTTATTGTAGGTATTGCAGGAACTGCAGGGATGATCCGGGTATTGAGAGCCACCTTGCTTGATGAATTGAGAAAGCAATATGTAATTACCGCGAGAGCAAAAGGTGTCAGTGAGATTAAGCTATTAATGAAATATCCAATAAGAATCGCGTTGAATCCTGTCTTCAGTACGATTGGGTGGCTATTACCAGCAACCTTCTCTGGAGAAGTTATTGTAGGTATTGTTTTGAATTTGCAAACAATTGGACCTGTGTTGATGAGAGCTACTCTTACACAAGATATGTATTTGATTGGAAGCATTGTGCTTATTCTAAGTTTTTTAACTGTAATTGGGACTTTAATTTCAGATATTTTGTTAGCCTGGTTAGACCCTAGAATAAGATATTAA
- a CDS encoding ABC transporter permease — protein MQKSSRNYELILNATQSRLIWLRFKKHKIAVLSLILLIILYGVSFFAEFFTPYDIEKRFPGFENARPSTVYLFDEKNEYIGFHFYEFKKKINRETFEVEFVEDKKKPVKIEFFTAGKSYKLLGIIPANLKFYYSEKPFFLFGGDRLGRDLYTRTMIGMRISLFIGLGGVFFSFVLGCLFGGISGYFGGFIDNVIQRMIDVLLSIPTIPLWMALAAAIPRDWTVLQTYFAITIVLAIVGWAGLARVVRGKLLALREEDYILAAQIAGVKESKIIITHLLPNFFSYLIVHLTLAIPATILGETALSFLGLGIQPPAVSWGSLLKDAQDLVTVAERPWQLMPGAFVVFAVLMFNFIGDGLRDAADPYS, from the coding sequence GTGCAAAAATCATCACGCAATTACGAATTAATTCTGAACGCAACCCAAAGTCGTCTTATTTGGCTGCGTTTTAAAAAACACAAAATTGCTGTATTAAGTTTAATACTATTAATAATTCTTTATGGCGTAAGCTTTTTCGCAGAATTTTTTACTCCTTATGACATAGAAAAAAGATTTCCTGGTTTTGAGAATGCAAGACCTTCCACAGTCTATTTGTTTGATGAAAAAAATGAATATATTGGTTTTCATTTTTATGAATTTAAAAAGAAAATAAATCGAGAAACATTTGAAGTTGAATTTGTTGAAGATAAGAAAAAACCAGTAAAAATTGAGTTCTTTACTGCGGGCAAAAGCTACAAACTATTAGGAATAATTCCTGCGAATTTAAAATTTTATTATTCTGAAAAACCTTTCTTTTTATTTGGAGGAGATAGACTGGGGAGAGATCTATACACAAGAACTATGATTGGGATGAGAATCTCACTATTTATAGGGCTTGGTGGAGTGTTTTTCAGTTTTGTTTTGGGATGTTTGTTTGGTGGTATATCTGGTTATTTTGGTGGATTTATTGACAACGTAATCCAAAGGATGATTGATGTATTACTATCAATACCAACAATTCCTCTTTGGATGGCACTTGCTGCAGCAATACCAAGAGACTGGACCGTACTACAGACTTATTTCGCAATCACAATTGTCTTAGCAATTGTAGGTTGGGCTGGATTGGCAAGAGTGGTACGTGGCAAACTACTCGCTCTAAGGGAGGAGGACTATATACTTGCAGCGCAGATTGCTGGAGTAAAAGAGTCCAAAATTATTATTACTCACCTGCTTCCCAATTTTTTCAGTTATCTGATTGTTCATTTAACGCTGGCTATTCCTGCAACAATTTTGGGTGAAACAGCATTGAGTTTTTTAGGGTTAGGAATTCAGCCTCCGGCTGTAAGTTGGGGATCTTTGCTCAAAGATGCTCAAGATCTCGTGACTGTTGCTGAAAGACCTTGGCAGTTGATGCCCGGAGCTTTTGTTGTGTTTGCTGTTTTAATGTTCAATTTTATTGGTGATGGTTTAAGAGATGCTGCAGATCCATATTCTTAG
- a CDS encoding phytanoyl-CoA dioxygenase family protein, translating to MKLLSTSQMATFAAKGCLRFDGLIGEEINQKFLGLFGEGIGANDRYANSVIPNCKPGELLYQTFPTDHPLSLVLHEPTVAGTIKSLMGEDPIFDHHHVHITFPKSGSAQTNHQDSTIDARQLNFDVQMFYFPHEVTADMGGTRYIPGTHLRSVHESAIARYQNIRGQMRVVCPAGTVIFFHHGLWHGGGKNIGDAHRIMYKVRMQPSGSQSLQWDTSDLNESRIKDWQRPIFHAQDNRVADDVPEQLMTPEPWFDNSGRLEYMNRIQFWRLLMDNPEIDIDYWLTRVENEPTRQHPTHA from the coding sequence ATGAAATTATTGTCCACCTCCCAGATGGCGACTTTTGCGGCCAAAGGTTGTCTACGTTTTGATGGGCTGATTGGCGAGGAGATCAATCAAAAATTCTTGGGACTATTTGGTGAAGGCATTGGTGCCAATGATCGCTATGCGAATTCGGTAATCCCAAACTGCAAGCCAGGAGAACTGCTATACCAGACTTTTCCTACAGACCACCCGCTGAGTTTGGTGCTTCATGAACCAACAGTAGCTGGAACAATCAAAAGTTTGATGGGTGAAGATCCAATCTTTGATCATCACCACGTCCACATCACCTTCCCTAAGAGTGGTTCAGCACAGACGAACCACCAGGATTCAACCATTGATGCTCGACAACTGAACTTTGATGTGCAGATGTTTTATTTTCCACATGAGGTGACAGCGGACATGGGTGGTACCCGATACATTCCTGGAACTCACCTGCGCAGTGTTCATGAATCAGCGATTGCCCGTTACCAGAACATTCGTGGTCAGATGAGAGTGGTGTGCCCAGCGGGGACGGTCATTTTCTTTCATCATGGTCTCTGGCATGGTGGGGGAAAAAATATAGGGGACGCCCACCGGATCATGTACAAGGTACGGATGCAGCCGTCTGGATCACAGTCTCTCCAATGGGATACCAGTGACCTTAATGAGTCCCGTATCAAGGACTGGCAACGACCGATTTTCCATGCTCAAGATAATCGCGTTGCTGATGACGTTCCTGAGCAATTGATGACACCAGAACCCTGGTTTGATAACAGTGGTCGGCTTGAATACATGAACCGAATTCAGTTCTGGCGTTTA
- a CDS encoding phytanoyl-CoA dioxygenase family protein encodes MMDSVILDCVSDLLGPNVLNIMTHLFYKRSQDERRVSWHQDASYWPLTPTKTVTVWLALDDVSEQNGAMKFIPGSHCYGQIPFQTSDLQEHNVLNQTVTDPQGWGDSAVNVVLKAGQISIHSDLLLHGSEPNLSKTDRKGLTLRYMPSDVQCIDSSFGKNRQAFQCLGKNPEKHWSVLPPPIGEAIPLKLESPL; translated from the coding sequence ATGATGGATTCAGTAATCTTAGATTGTGTTTCTGATCTACTGGGGCCAAACGTATTGAATATTATGACTCATCTTTTCTACAAAAGATCTCAGGATGAGAGAAGGGTAAGCTGGCACCAGGATGCTTCTTATTGGCCACTGACACCAACAAAGACGGTGACCGTATGGTTGGCCTTGGATGATGTTAGCGAACAGAATGGTGCAATGAAATTTATCCCTGGATCACACTGCTACGGACAGATCCCATTCCAAACGAGTGATTTACAAGAACATAATGTTTTGAATCAAACAGTTACCGATCCTCAAGGATGGGGTGACAGTGCTGTGAATGTGGTGTTGAAGGCTGGTCAGATATCTATTCACTCTGACCTTCTTCTGCATGGCTCAGAGCCGAATCTTTCAAAAACTGACAGAAAGGGACTGACCCTACGTTATATGCCATCAGATGTTCAATGTATTGATTCGAGCTTTGGAAAGAATCGTCAAGCCTTTCAGTGCTTGGGTAAAAACCCTGAAAAGCACTGGTCCGTCTTACCACCTCCGATTGGGGAGGCAATTCCACTCAAATTGGAATCTCCGTTGTGA
- a CDS encoding ATP-binding cassette domain-containing protein, producing MAEPEKVLMSVRNLKKHYSIGSSFFKSNNEYIKAVDGIDLDLYSGKTLGLVGESGCGKSTFGKCIIRAIEPSAGEIKVYLDKEYSIREMRKSEFRIFRKNLQMIFQDPNSSLDPRMTIRDIISEPIKANSNISKKQLEEKVKYLMDIVGLNPNQLYRYPHAFSGGQRQRIGIARALANDAKIIICDEAVSALDVSVQAQIINLLKDLQEKFNLTLLFISHDLSVVEHLSDSVAVMYLGKIVEAGTSKNVFNNPQHPYTEALLSAVPKGFLAKNTEKIILKGEIESTGNIPNGCTFHPRCIYAKDVCRSQIPPENKVSVNQLVSCHFNNELQLRGFEYYTSA from the coding sequence ATGGCTGAACCAGAAAAAGTATTGATGTCTGTGCGTAATTTAAAGAAACACTATTCTATTGGTAGTAGTTTTTTTAAATCAAACAACGAATATATCAAAGCTGTAGATGGAATTGACTTGGATCTCTACTCCGGCAAAACACTTGGACTTGTTGGAGAAAGTGGCTGTGGTAAATCAACTTTTGGAAAATGTATCATTCGGGCAATAGAGCCCTCTGCTGGAGAAATCAAAGTTTATCTCGACAAAGAGTATTCTATTCGAGAAATGAGAAAGAGTGAATTTCGAATCTTTCGGAAAAATCTTCAGATGATTTTTCAAGATCCAAATTCATCGTTAGATCCAAGAATGACAATCAGAGATATTATTTCTGAGCCGATTAAAGCCAATTCAAACATTAGTAAAAAGCAGCTTGAAGAAAAGGTGAAATACTTGATGGATATAGTCGGTTTGAACCCAAATCAACTATATCGTTATCCACATGCTTTTTCTGGAGGGCAACGTCAAAGAATTGGGATTGCAAGAGCTTTGGCCAATGATGCTAAAATCATTATCTGTGATGAAGCTGTTAGTGCACTAGATGTCTCTGTTCAAGCTCAAATCATAAATTTGCTAAAAGATTTACAAGAAAAGTTTAATCTAACTCTATTGTTCATTTCTCACGATCTAAGTGTTGTTGAGCACCTGTCAGATTCTGTTGCTGTAATGTATCTCGGAAAGATTGTTGAAGCTGGTACAAGTAAAAATGTATTCAATAATCCACAACATCCTTACACAGAAGCTTTATTATCTGCAGTACCCAAAGGATTCTTAGCTAAAAACACAGAAAAAATTATTTTGAAAGGTGAGATTGAAAGTACAGGGAATATTCCGAATGGTTGTACTTTTCATCCTCGATGTATTTATGCAAAAGATGTTTGTAGATCTCAAATACCCCCTGAAAATAAAGTTTCAGTCAATCAACTAGTATCGTGTCACTTCAATAATGAACTTCAACTCCGTGGTTTTGAGTATTACACTTCGGCTTAA
- a CDS encoding ABC transporter ATP-binding protein yields the protein MSTAPLLSIQNLRVEFNLDEGTLSAVNDVSLSIDKEQTLGIIGESGCGKSVTAQSTLRIIPKPGQIKSGSILYHGKDGQVTDLASLSLNDKRLRDVRGKEISMIFQEPMTSLSPVHTIGSQIQESILLHTDFDKKASKELAIEMLTKVGIPLAKKRFDSYPHHLSGGMRQRVMIAMALSCSPRLLIADEPTTALDVTVQAQILQLLSESKSSQQMSMLYISHDLGVVADIADNIAVMYLGRVIEITSKEKLFSEPKHPYTCLLIESIPKIGLPKEQRLSTIEGNVPIPLNLKHECGFFSRCPKRIEGLCNKAIPELNKISDGHKVSCFLYDHKNS from the coding sequence GTGAGTACTGCGCCTCTCCTGTCCATCCAGAATCTTCGTGTTGAATTCAATCTTGATGAAGGCACTCTGAGTGCTGTCAATGATGTTTCTCTTTCAATTGATAAAGAACAGACACTTGGCATCATTGGTGAGAGTGGTTGCGGAAAAAGCGTAACAGCTCAAAGTACTTTAAGGATCATTCCTAAACCTGGTCAAATCAAGTCAGGATCAATTTTATACCATGGTAAAGATGGCCAAGTTACCGATCTGGCATCATTGAGTCTGAATGATAAAAGATTGAGAGATGTCCGAGGTAAGGAAATCTCAATGATTTTCCAGGAGCCAATGACTTCTCTAAGCCCCGTGCACACAATTGGAAGCCAAATTCAGGAGAGCATACTCTTACATACGGATTTCGATAAGAAAGCTTCCAAGGAACTAGCAATTGAGATGCTTACGAAAGTTGGTATTCCTTTGGCAAAAAAGAGGTTTGATTCTTATCCTCACCACTTGTCAGGAGGAATGCGACAAAGAGTGATGATTGCTATGGCTCTCAGTTGTAGTCCTCGCCTACTTATTGCTGATGAGCCTACAACAGCCTTAGATGTGACAGTTCAGGCTCAAATTTTACAGCTCCTATCAGAATCCAAATCTTCCCAGCAAATGAGTATGCTTTATATTTCTCATGACCTGGGAGTAGTCGCTGATATAGCGGATAATATTGCTGTAATGTATCTTGGTAGAGTCATTGAGATTACCTCAAAGGAGAAATTATTCTCAGAACCTAAGCACCCATATACCTGCTTACTTATCGAAAGTATTCCCAAGATTGGTCTACCCAAAGAACAGCGACTCTCAACGATAGAAGGTAATGTGCCAATCCCCCTTAATCTAAAGCATGAATGTGGTTTTTTCTCCAGGTGTCCAAAGAGAATTGAAGGCCTCTGCAATAAAGCAATTCCTGAATTAAATAAAATTTCTGATGGTCATAAAGTAAGTTGCTTTCTTTATGACCATAAAAATAGTTAG